The DNA segment ATCACTTTAGAATCTTTAGCAGCGCGGATTTCTAATTTAGAAGTTGAACAAGATATCCGCAGAAAAAACATTGCTTGGTTAAAACAGTATTTTGATAACTTGAAACAAGAATTTCACGAAAGACCTGAAATACAGCAATTTGGATTGATACAACAAGAAGTTGCACTTTTAAATGCACAATTTACTGAGTTCAAAAAATCTTTTGATGATTCACTAAATTTGCTTCTAGGTGCGGATAATGGTGACGCGTCAACTGAGAAGGATGGTTTAGATGATGCGGAAATTGTCAAGCAGTTTTTTGAAAGAGTTGAACAGCAAAAAAGTCAAACGAGTTTGGTAGTAGCAGTTACTAATACTGAAAATAGTCAAATTACTGTAAATGAACCAGAATCAGAAGTCGATGTTACTGAAAGTCAGGAAGAAAATAACACTAAGTTCACGAATTTAGAATTTCAGCTAGAGAGAATAATCTGGTTAGTTAATAGAACTTACGCGTCAGAATTAGAACCTCAGGATATACCTATTGATGCGGCGGAATTTTTGCGGCGTTATGAAGCTGGAGAACGAGATTTTAGCAATTGTCATTTAGCCGGAATAAATTTGAGTGGCAAAGATTTAAGTCATATTAATTTAACTCAAGCTAATCTAAAAGGTGCAAATCTTAGTGGTACTAACATATTTTCTGGAAATTTAAATGCTGCCAATCTTCAAAATGCAGATATAAGTAAAGCTAGCTTAAATGGCACAACATTGAGTCAAGCAAATTTTGATCATGCTAATCTCCATCATATAAAACTCAGCCACATAACGCTAGAAAACGTCACACTCAGAAAAGCCAATCTTTTTGGAGCAGAGCTTAATAATGTTAACTTAAATGGAGCTAACTTGAGTGGAGCTAATTTAAGTAGTTTAAATTTGAGAAAACTTAATTTAAGCGGAGCTAACTTGAGTAATGCTAATCTCCAAAATGCTAACCTTTTGCAAACCAACTTGGAAGGAGCAAACCTTCAGGGAGCGAATCTTGAAACAGCAATTTACAATGACAATACTATTTTTCCTAAGGATTTTATTCCCACTGAATCGGGGGCTTATTTAATCGCTCCAGGTGCGTCTTTGGCAAATGCTAACTTAGCAGGTGCTGATTTACGCGGGGTTAACTTAATAGGGGCTAACCTAAAATATTCTAACCTTGATTCAGTCATATTACATGGTACAGATTTAAGTCAGGCTAATTTGAGTAGTGCAAATTTAACTAAAGCAAATTTGAGCAGTGCAAAACTTATTCAGGCTAATATGAGTGGAGCAAAATTGAATGAAGCGGATCTGGGTAGTGCTAATCTAACTGCTGCTATACTCACCCATGCACAACTGATGCTGTCAAATTTAAGTGGAGCTAACCTAACTGCGGCTGTATTAAGTGGAGCTAATTTGACAAACGCAAGATTATTTTCCGTAAACTGTAGCGGTGCTGATTTAAGTGGAGTAAATTTGGTGGGTGCGAGTCTTAATGGTAACTTTAGTAGTGCAAATTTTCGACAAGTAAACCTCTGTGGAGCATCCTTACAAGGTCTAAAATTAGAGGCAGCTAACTTCACTTCATCTGATTTACGTGGTGCAGATTTGCGTAATGCGAAGCTAGAAAAAGCCAACTTAAAAAACGCAAATATCAGTGGAGCTAACTTTGAAGGAGCATCCCTCACCGGTGCTATTATGCCAGACGGTACAACTCATGATTAGATTTTAACCAATTGAAGTCAATGTTGGGTTTCCTTAGGTCAACCCAACCTACATTTTTTACCTAAATGACTGTTTGATGGGAATTTCTAACTGTATCTCACAACCTTTACCAGATTCAGAAACACACTCGATTTTA comes from the Nodularia sp. NIES-3585 genome and includes:
- a CDS encoding pentapeptide repeat-containing protein produces the protein MDISDSEITLESLAARISNLEVEQDIRRKNIAWLKQYFDNLKQEFHERPEIQQFGLIQQEVALLNAQFTEFKKSFDDSLNLLLGADNGDASTEKDGLDDAEIVKQFFERVEQQKSQTSLVVAVTNTENSQITVNEPESEVDVTESQEENNTKFTNLEFQLERIIWLVNRTYASELEPQDIPIDAAEFLRRYEAGERDFSNCHLAGINLSGKDLSHINLTQANLKGANLSGTNIFSGNLNAANLQNADISKASLNGTTLSQANFDHANLHHIKLSHITLENVTLRKANLFGAELNNVNLNGANLSGANLSSLNLRKLNLSGANLSNANLQNANLLQTNLEGANLQGANLETAIYNDNTIFPKDFIPTESGAYLIAPGASLANANLAGADLRGVNLIGANLKYSNLDSVILHGTDLSQANLSSANLTKANLSSAKLIQANMSGAKLNEADLGSANLTAAILTHAQLMLSNLSGANLTAAVLSGANLTNARLFSVNCSGADLSGVNLVGASLNGNFSSANFRQVNLCGASLQGLKLEAANFTSSDLRGADLRNAKLEKANLKNANISGANFEGASLTGAIMPDGTTHD